A window of Nitrospirae bacterium YQR-1 genomic DNA:
AATATCGGATATAGAAATGCCTCTGCTTGACGGTTATACGCTGACAAAAAATATAAAACAGGACCATTATTTGAAAAAAATTCCTGTAATCCTTTATTCGTCTCTTATCACTGCTGAGCTGTTCCACAAGGGAAAATCGGTAGGGGCTGATGATCAGGTATCAAAGCCCGACTTAGATGAAATGGCCGGTAGGGCTATAAAACTCATAGAGGACAGGCTGGTGGTGGTTTAGACAACCTCTATGGTAAGCATTGAACACGATGCAGACTTGCTCGTAACCTTTGGAAAGGAAACTCTGAAACGGCTTCATGAAATAGACTCTTTGCTTCTGAATCTTAGAAAATCCGGCGCTTCCTATGAAAACAATATTAATCAAATATTCAGAGACGCCCATTCAATTAAATCCGGGGCCAATCTCCTGAAACTAAAACAAATAGAGTTGCTTGCCCATGCAATAGAAGACATCCTGCATATTCTCAGAGACAAAAAAATCATCCCAAATGATTCGGCAATCGAAATAATCATGGAGGGTACAGACTTTGTCAGACAGCTTATTAATATGATTAAACTAAGCAACTATGCTAATGTAGAATCTATGCTTAAGAGGCTTAAAGGGCTTTGTCTGTCTCTTGAGAAAGTGCGGGTTAATCTGTAATACCAAGTAGCAACTTGGTATTAATAAAACTACTAATCAGAATAATGAAGATAAAACATTATACTAAACCAATTAAACATAGACGGCAGGGGTCAAGGGGGCTGGCCTCCTTGCGGATGGGATTTAAAGGGAAGGCAGCGCCTTCCCTTTACTTTCTTTACCTTTTACTTTCTTTACCTTTTTAGATGGAAATATTAGCGGTACGGAATCTCATGAAAAACTACGGTGGTGGTAAGGCTGCTGTGGGTGGGGTGGATTTTAGTTTTTTAAAGGGCGAATTTGTCGGTCTTCTGGGTCCTAACGGGGCCGGTAAGACTACGATTATTAAAATCTTGACAGGCCTGATTAAGCCGACATCCGGCGAGGTTAGTTATTACGGTGAGGATTTCTTTAAGGATTCAAAGCGCTTAAAAGCTATTATTGGAGTGGTGCCTCAGCAGAACAACCTTGACAGGGATTTGACGGCTTACGAAAACCTCTACCTTCACTGTCTGCTCCACGGCATCCCTAAGCGGCAACGCAGGCTGAGAATTGAGCAGTATCTTGAGTTTTCCGGGCTTTCGGATGTGAAAGATAAGGCGGTTAAGACATTTTCGGGCGGCATGATGAGACGGCTTGTGATTTTACGTGCTTTGCTGCATGAGCCGGAAATCATATTTCTCGATGAACCCACCATAGGGCTTGACCCTCAGATAAGAAGAACCATCTGGGATTTTATTATAAAAATCAATCAGTCGAAAAAAACCACTATTTTACTGACCACTCATTACATTGAGGAGGCGGAAAAGCTCTGTGCAAGGGTTCTGATAATAAACGGCGGGTTGATTATAGCAAAAGGCACCCCAAATGACCTTAAGGCTGAAACCGGTAAGTTTGTGCTTGAAACTTTTAAAGAGGACAGAACAACAGAGGAATTCTTTGAAACTAAAGAGGAAGCTCTGGAGACAATAAAAAGCTGCTCCTATTCGTGTAAGATACGGGAATCCACACTGGAGGATGTGTTTTTGCAATTGACGGGAAGGAAAATCAATGTTTAACGGCTTTTATGCTGTTCTTTACAGGGAACTCTCAATATTTAAGAAACGGATTAAAAAGCAGCTGCTGTCTCAATCGCTCTCACCGTTGCTTTATTTAATAGCCTTTGGCTGGGGCATGGGGGATGCTATAGCGGTCGGGGATTTGTCATATATGTCGTTTCTTATTCCAGGGCTGATTACGATGAGCAGCCTTAATCAGAGTTATGCCATCTCAGCGGAGATCAATATATCGAGATTTTACTTCCGTACATTTGACCAATACCTGACAGCCCCTGTGCCGCACTATGAGATAGTGCTGGGTGAGGCGGTTTTTGGAATGCTTAGAGGGATATTGAGCGGCCTTATGATTTTTGCTTTTGCTGTTGCTTTTAGTGTTAAACTCCAATTTAATGTTATGTTTATACCGGCACTGCTTCTGCATACGTTTTTATTTGCCTCACTTGCCGTAACCACCTCTATGGTAGTAAAAGACCATGCCGGGCAGGCGCTCATTAACAATTTTGTCATCACGCCGATGATTTTTCTCTGCGGCACATTTTATCCGGTTGACAGGCTTCCGATAGTTTTCAAGGCGCTCGTCCACATGTTGCCTCTTACCTATTCGGTTAAGGTAATACGAGCCTCTCTGACGGGCGGTGAGGTTAACTCGCTTTTTGTGCTTTTGCTTTTTGCCTACTCTGTGGTATTCTTTCTAACGGCCATTTGGTCGTTAAAAAAAGTGGAGAGTTAAACTATCGGATGATTAACGGCATAGATAAAAATGTTATATACTCGCTAGGCCTAGGTCCCGGCGATTATGAACTTATTACAGTTAAAACCAAGAGGATTTTAGAGCAGTCCGATGTTGTGATTGTCCCGCAGTCGGATGAGCTTGGCAGAAGTGTGGCTAAAGATATCGTATCACACTATGTGTCGGATGAGAAAATTCAAATGTACTACTTCCCTATGAACAATAAGAAAGAGGAGTTGTCAAAGAGATACACCGAGCTTGCCGAGACTATCAAAACTCTTTTGGATTCCGGTAAAACCGTGTCATACGTCTCAATGGGAGACCCCACGTTGTTTAGCACATCAAACTATCTGACCGAAAAACTTAATGATATTGGCATTGCGATAAAGCATATTCCGGGGATAAGCTCCATAAATGCCTCTTCGGCGCTCTTAGGGCTCTCACTGGCCAGCAAGGGCGACAACATCGGAATTTACGAACTAAGCGCCAAAGCAGACATCAATACTGAGAGAATAAACACGCATTCTACAGTTGTATTTATGAAAGTCCACAAGAAATTAAATGCCCTGATTGAGGCTGTAAAGGAATCCGCGCCTGATGAGGCGTTTCTGGTGCAGAGAGTGGGGCTTGAGGGCGAAAACACGGTAGATTTACTTAAAACCTCTCCTGATTTCGACGCCGCTTACCTTTCCCTTGCAATTATAAAAAGAAAAAGGTTCTTTACCAAATCGAGTGGGTAGAAAAAATAAGAAGTATCCCCTGCCGTCTTAAAGAAACAGCTATCAGATAGAAAACCGGCGATAGAACACAAGCCGCACTAAGGAAAGTTTAAGGTTATTTCCTTACGTTAATAGTTTCATAATAATACTTTCTGCCTATTGTATCAACTGGAGCGATGTCATATTCCTGTTTTTTTATTAATCCAAGACGATTCATTTCATCATAAAAATTTTTTGCTTTGTTAAATTCAGGATTTTGGTCTAATTTGCTTTTATGCTCTTCAACTACTTTTTTAACGTTTTCTTCAATATTCATCTCTCCACTCCTTCGTTAATACAGTATTCTTGAATGAAAAAATACTGGAATATTGTTCTTAAGTACATATTCGCAAATTATGTCATTATAATCCTTAATCGCTTCTTTGAGGTCTTTGCTAGTCGAAAAATCTTCTATTTTTAATTTCAACTCATAGCGCAAAAAATCTATTCCAATATATCTGCCATGTGACAGCCATTTAGTATTATTACCCAAAGCACTGGCTATGTCTACGGCTCTTTTTCTTTTCTCATCATCTGTTACAGGCATTCCTTTTTTATTTTGATTAGTTCCATGTTCAGTCCAATCCTTAAATTTATATTTAACCAACCATTCCTCAAGTAATTTTATTGTTAATTCTTTTGCTTGTTCATAACTCCTTAGCATTGCTAAATCCTGAGATTGTAGTAATGCAAACTCAGCCGGAGAAAGGGTACCATTGTTAGATTTCTTAATTAATTCATCTACTTTGTCTAAATATCCAAGGGCAGGGACAAAAGTATCTTTTTCTTTTAAATATACTTGAGGGTCAATAGGACCTAGAGATGAAGAATAATCCATGTAAATTTTATCTCCTGACATACAAAAAATCGTGCCTGCAGAAAATGCAGCGTCAGGAATTACAAAATAAACCTCATCATAATGAAACCTGATGATTCTTACCATATATTCAACCGCTTCAACCGAGCCGCCAGGAGTATTAAGAAAAATCACCAATCTTATTTTAGTTTTGGGATCGTTCTTTAACCGCTCAATAAAGTCCTTGAAAGGTCTTAAATAAGCAGGATGAAGTTGCCCATAATAAAAAATAACATCTGAGACAAACTTTTCTTCTACCCGTGCTAAAAAACCATTTAAAGAATCAAACGTGATCTTATCAAATATCTGCATGTTTTATATCTCCTGCTCACTCTGCCTTACTATCTTTAGTATAACACTTTTGGCCTGTTAACTCAATACGACGAAAACCACATGGAAGATTTATTTGAATTATTACTCTTAAAAAGTGTAGCATAATAACGTTTTTAGTTTACAGCAGAAAAGGACATTATTGACTCAGACCCAAAACAGGCGGGGATTTACCACAGGTTCAGCGGCCTCAGCCGCAGCCAAAGCTGCAGCATTGCTGCTTAAAGCCGGTACTCTGCCTAAATACGTACACATCATGCTGCCCAACAACAATGAAAGTTTGCTGATAAATATTCACAGCGGGACTCTTAAACAAGATAAAGCCGTCGCCTCGGTAATAAAGCAAAGCGGCGATGACCCTGACGTAACACGAGGTATTGAAATCGTTGCCACTCTGAAGTCGCCTAAACATAACACTTTGGATGAGAGCAAGGTCGTTATAACAGGTGGCTCCGGTGTCGGCATTGTAACCAAAAAAGGGCTGCAACAGCCCGTTGGCGGCTGGGCAATAAATCCAGTACCAAGAGCAATGATAACACGTGCGGTGAATGAGGTGTTTTCAGAGAAGTGTGTTCATGTAGAGGTTGAGATTTCAGTTGTGGACGGTGAGGCGGTAGCGCAAAAGACGTTTAATCCACGGCTTGGCATAATAGGTGGAATTTCAATAATAGGCACTACCGGTATAGTTGAACCTATGAGTGTTGAGGCCCTCAAAGAGACAATTAAGTGTGAGACAAACGTCTCTTTTTGCGAAAACGCTGAGAGTATCCACCTTGCTCCGGGAAAGATCGGAGAGGATGCACTCAAGCGTGTTTTGGATATAGACAGAGTGGTGCAGTTTAGTAACTTTTTAGGATTTGCCATAGACTACGTTAAATCAAAGGGGTTTAAACATGTGATAATCGGCGGACATCCCGGAAAGTTGGCGAAAATTCTGATGGGATACTCAGATACTCATTCAGGGCGTTCCCCGCAGGCTGCAGAGTTTGTCGCTGATTTTATGGGCTTAACAGGCAGCTTTAACACAGTAGAGGAAATAATCACTGCAACAGGCGGGGATTTTGTAAAATTAGCACACGCAATCTGTAAGGAAATTCACGCTATTTACAGGATACCCTCATTAGAGGTATATTTGTTTGATATGAAAAAAACGTTGATAGGACACAGCAAGTGCACAGGATAATCTTAATAAGTGTGGGCCCGGGCGGGAGTGACTATGTAACCTTTAAAGCGGTCAAAAGCGCTCAGCGCTGTGAGGTAATAATTGGGATGAGGCATCAGATAGCCGCCATAGGTGAAATCACGGGCAAGACGGTTTATGAGGAAAGCGGCATTGAGGAGATTCTAAATCTGATAGAGCAAAACGAGGGCAAAACCGTAGGGGTTTTAGTAACCGGAGACGCCGGCATTTACAGCCTGTCGGAGAAAATCAAGGAACGCTTCGGCAGGGATTCAGTGATTGAGATAGTGCCTGGAATATCAAGTGTAATAGCAGCATTTGCCGGGGTTAAAGAACAGTGGCTTAACGTAAGGATTATCTCAGTCCATGGCCGCCCAATGGATGCCTTATATGATGCGCCTAATCATGAAAGGGTAGCTGTCCTTTGCGATAAAAAAAACAACTCAACGGAAGTGGTTAAGGTGCTCTCACAACTGGGCATGTTTAATACAAACAAAACAGTCTATGTCTGCCGTAATATTACATTTGACAACGAGCTGGCAATCAAGGTAGATAACATAGAAGACCTGAGTCCACCCGATGAAAACTCTAAAGAAATTGTTTTAATTGTTCCATCCGGATAGTGGTAACAGAGGAAAAAGAAAGTAAAGGAGAAGGACGCTGTCCATTACGGCGTGGGCGTCTCGCCCCTTCCCCTTATGCGTACCGTGACAATAGCTGAGGAATGAGAAAGCCTTAAAAAAACGAAATGAATAAAGAAATAGCTATAATTGTCTTACCCATAGGAGCAGCTTTTGTTTCCATTCTGTTAAGGTCGTCAAAAGCAGACAGGGCAGCACTTATTCTGGTTTCGCTTATTAACCTTACAGCTTCAATGACACTGCCCTATGACGGTGTCTTTAGAAACAATGAATTACTGGGAACTGATACTTTGGGGTTTGTATTTTTGTTTATTATAAACGTTAACTTTCTGGGGTCGGCGCTTTATAGCAATGTTTATTTAAAGGAAACCGATGAGGCACAACATTATGACCACTGGTATGCACCGGCTATGTTGTTTTTCCTTGCTATGGTGACAGGGGCTGTGTTAAGCAGAAATCTTGGCCTTATGTGGGTATTTGTCGGAGCTACCCCAATTGCCACTGCCACCCTTATCTGGCATCATAGGGATAAGGAATCCCTGGAGGCGGCATGGAAACATCTCTTTATCTGTTCAGTCGGGATAGTGCTTTCATTTATCGGAGTGTTATCAATGGTAGAGGCATCAGAGCAGGTGCCGGGCAGGGGTCTTAGCATTGATACACTTTCAAACTATACCGCCCTCATATCGCCTCTGTGGGGAGGAATGGCTTTTACATTTGCACTGGTCGGTTACGGCACTATGATGGGGCTCTCCCCTATGCACACGTGGCTGCCCGATGCCCATTCCAAAGCACCCTCATCAGCATCGGCAATGTTTTCAGGCACACTGCTTAACTGTGCATTTCTTGCAATTTTACGGTATTATCAAATCTTTGCTTTCACACCGATGATTTCCTTTATTCGTAACCTGATGCTGGCCCTGGGGTTGCTCTCCATATTGGCGGCAGCGGTGTTTATCCCGCGGGTGGATAATTTCAAGAGAAAACTCGCTTACTCAACTGTCGGGCATATGGGGATTCTTGCCACCTCTGTGGGACTTGGAGGGATTGCTATATATGCAGCCATGCTTCACACACTTTGCCACTCTCTCATAAAACACGCTCTGTTTCTGACCTCAGGGAATTTCCTTTATACATACGGCACTGTGAAAACCAGCGGCATCTCTAATGCAATAGGGAGAGTTCCGCAGAGCTCAATCATACTTGTTGTTTCTGTCCTTTTTATAATCGGGATTCCACCCTCAGGGCTTTTTGTAAGTGAGTTTATGATGATTAAACAGATGGTAACGGAAAGTAGATGGGTGGTGCTTGCAGTGTTTGTAGTTTTATCGGCAACGGTGTCTTATGGTTTTATAACATCTGTATTTAAGATGGTGTTTTCAGAGGCTGCAACGGAGATGTCTAAAGAAGCCGGTGCTGCAACGCCTGATGAGGGCAGCTCAGAGGCAACAGTAGAACCGTTGTTTTCACTTCTTCCACAGTGGATATTTCTGGGGATTATCGCAATCACCGGTATTTATATTCCTCTTGCCTTAAACGTGCTGTTGCACAGAGCCGCCTACATATTAGGAGGTTTTTAAGGCATGATAAGCAGTAAATGGCTGCCTCTGTATAATGCTGTTGCAATATCCAGAAGGCAAATCCCTGTGCTTCATCTTAACGACCTTATGGAGGGGATTTCAGAGCAGATTAATCAGGGTCTGAGGATAATCCAGTTTTTTGGTTACGAGGCCGGAAACGGCAATATATCAGTGACAGCGGTTCTATCAGATGACATATCAAACTATCTGGTGGTTGCCTCAGCTCAGATTGAGCCCGGTGGACGGTACGATTCCATATCAAACAGTGCACCTGCTATGCAATTGTTTGAACGAAGACTTTATGAGCAACACGGCATAGTGCCACAGGGGCATCCGTGGTTAAAGCCTGTCAGATATTGCTATGGTGGAAAAACAAGCGGAGCGGTTGCAGATTATCCGTTTTATAAGTGTAGCGGCGGGGATATTCATGAGGTGGCTCTGGGGCCGGTACAAGGCGGGATAACTGAGCCTGTGCATTTCAGATTTCTATGTCATGGTGAGGATGTGTATCATATGGAAGCACAGTTGGGGTATCAGCACAGGGCGGTTGAGGCTATGTTTATATCGGGTAATCCTATGAATAAGTCGGTTCTTGCCGAATCAATAGCCGGAGACACAGTTATAGGGCATGTGTGGGCACATGCCCTTGCGATGGAAGCACTGTCGGGGGTAAGGATTTCAAGCAGGGCTGACATTATCCGTGGTATAGCCCTTGAATTTGAGCGAATAGCGATGCACTTATCGGGCTTAAGCGGCATGTCTGCCGATATAGGGTTTCTGCCGGGGGCCACTACCTATAGCCGCTTAAGAACCACTGTGTTGGATACGATGCTGCTGATTTCCGGCTGCCGTTTTGGACGGGGCTTAATTCGCCCCGGCGGGGTGCTAAGTGACATAGGGGTAAGAATGAGAGAGCAGATATTAAGCATACTTGACAACATTGACAGAGACCTTGAAATAATAAACGAGTATTTTTTTAATGACCCCGGAGTACAGTCTCAGATTGAGTATATGGGGACGGTTAGTACTGAGGCGGCATGGAGAGCTGGACTTGTGGGAATAGCAGCTAAGTCCTCGGGGCTTCCAATAGATGCCCGTGCTGATCAACCCTATGGCATTTATGCTAAAGACACCATAGAGCCTGTGT
This region includes:
- a CDS encoding ABC transporter permease yields the protein MFNGFYAVLYRELSIFKKRIKKQLLSQSLSPLLYLIAFGWGMGDAIAVGDLSYMSFLIPGLITMSSLNQSYAISAEINISRFYFRTFDQYLTAPVPHYEIVLGEAVFGMLRGILSGLMIFAFAVAFSVKLQFNVMFIPALLLHTFLFASLAVTTSMVVKDHAGQALINNFVITPMIFLCGTFYPVDRLPIVFKALVHMLPLTYSVKVIRASLTGGEVNSLFVLLLFAYSVVFFLTAIWSLKKVES
- a CDS encoding ATP-dependent Clp protease proteolytic subunit; translation: MQIFDKITFDSLNGFLARVEEKFVSDVIFYYGQLHPAYLRPFKDFIERLKNDPKTKIRLVIFLNTPGGSVEAVEYMVRIIRFHYDEVYFVIPDAAFSAGTIFCMSGDKIYMDYSSSLGPIDPQVYLKEKDTFVPALGYLDKVDELIKKSNNGTLSPAEFALLQSQDLAMLRSYEQAKELTIKLLEEWLVKYKFKDWTEHGTNQNKKGMPVTDDEKRKRAVDIASALGNNTKWLSHGRYIGIDFLRYELKLKIEDFSTSKDLKEAIKDYNDIICEYVLKNNIPVFFHSRILY
- the cobI gene encoding precorrin-2 C(20)-methyltransferase, whose amino-acid sequence is MINGIDKNVIYSLGLGPGDYELITVKTKRILEQSDVVIVPQSDELGRSVAKDIVSHYVSDEKIQMYYFPMNNKKEELSKRYTELAETIKTLLDSGKTVSYVSMGDPTLFSTSNYLTEKLNDIGIAIKHIPGISSINASSALLGLSLASKGDNIGIYELSAKADINTERINTHSTVVFMKVHKKLNALIEAVKESAPDEAFLVQRVGLEGENTVDLLKTSPDFDAAYLSLAIIKRKRFFTKSSG
- a CDS encoding hydrogenase codes for the protein MISSKWLPLYNAVAISRRQIPVLHLNDLMEGISEQINQGLRIIQFFGYEAGNGNISVTAVLSDDISNYLVVASAQIEPGGRYDSISNSAPAMQLFERRLYEQHGIVPQGHPWLKPVRYCYGGKTSGAVADYPFYKCSGGDIHEVALGPVQGGITEPVHFRFLCHGEDVYHMEAQLGYQHRAVEAMFISGNPMNKSVLAESIAGDTVIGHVWAHALAMEALSGVRISSRADIIRGIALEFERIAMHLSGLSGMSADIGFLPGATTYSRLRTTVLDTMLLISGCRFGRGLIRPGGVLSDIGVRMREQILSILDNIDRDLEIINEYFFNDPGVQSQIEYMGTVSTEAAWRAGLVGIAAKSSGLPIDARADQPYGIYAKDTIEPVLLKAGDVAARARIRVLETGQSIELLRRWLNLGIMTGNIKEETRLMRPDTFVVTVVEAWRGGVTHVAITGKNSELEHYKVSDPSFHNWIALALAMRGNGISDFPLCNRSFDLSCSGHDL
- the cbiE gene encoding precorrin-6y C5,15-methyltransferase (decarboxylating) subunit CbiE, with amino-acid sequence MHRIILISVGPGGSDYVTFKAVKSAQRCEVIIGMRHQIAAIGEITGKTVYEESGIEEILNLIEQNEGKTVGVLVTGDAGIYSLSEKIKERFGRDSVIEIVPGISSVIAAFAGVKEQWLNVRIISVHGRPMDALYDAPNHERVAVLCDKKNNSTEVVKVLSQLGMFNTNKTVYVCRNITFDNELAIKVDNIEDLSPPDENSKEIVLIVPSG
- a CDS encoding ABC transporter ATP-binding protein is translated as MKNYGGGKAAVGGVDFSFLKGEFVGLLGPNGAGKTTIIKILTGLIKPTSGEVSYYGEDFFKDSKRLKAIIGVVPQQNNLDRDLTAYENLYLHCLLHGIPKRQRRLRIEQYLEFSGLSDVKDKAVKTFSGGMMRRLVILRALLHEPEIIFLDEPTIGLDPQIRRTIWDFIIKINQSKKTTILLTTHYIEEAEKLCARVLIINGGLIIAKGTPNDLKAETGKFVLETFKEDRTTEEFFETKEEALETIKSCSYSCKIRESTLEDVFLQLTGRKINV
- the cbiD gene encoding cobalt-precorrin-5B (C(1))-methyltransferase CbiD is translated as MTQTQNRRGFTTGSAASAAAKAAALLLKAGTLPKYVHIMLPNNNESLLINIHSGTLKQDKAVASVIKQSGDDPDVTRGIEIVATLKSPKHNTLDESKVVITGGSGVGIVTKKGLQQPVGGWAINPVPRAMITRAVNEVFSEKCVHVEVEISVVDGEAVAQKTFNPRLGIIGGISIIGTTGIVEPMSVEALKETIKCETNVSFCENAESIHLAPGKIGEDALKRVLDIDRVVQFSNFLGFAIDYVKSKGFKHVIIGGHPGKLAKILMGYSDTHSGRSPQAAEFVADFMGLTGSFNTVEEIITATGGDFVKLAHAICKEIHAIYRIPSLEVYLFDMKKTLIGHSKCTG
- a CDS encoding Hpt domain-containing protein yields the protein MVSIEHDADLLVTFGKETLKRLHEIDSLLLNLRKSGASYENNINQIFRDAHSIKSGANLLKLKQIELLAHAIEDILHILRDKKIIPNDSAIEIIMEGTDFVRQLINMIKLSNYANVESMLKRLKGLCLSLEKVRVNL